AAATATACAGAACATTAGCAGTTAGAATCGAGCTTGGATCTTCAGTTACAGTCAACTGTGTTGTACGCTGCTAGTAAGTGTAAAGTGTTGACTGTCAATTCTAAATTGATGAGTGAGAAGAGAACTGACAGCATTGTCGATTTGGGTCTCGTAGAAGACGGGGACACCTATCCCGACGGCGATGCTGACGACGCCCACCGATATGGCCACAATCTGGATAGATCGGAGCCACCAAGAAAGAAATCAGACACGGTTGATCTGGGCactgatgcaatgcaatgctcCACCGGTGGCGTGCGTCTTAATTTATTACCGTGTTCTGGTCGAGGTCAATGGCCCGGATGCGAGGGTACGgtaccctccgccgccggggggGCGCCGCCACGTTGCACGGCGGGGAAGGAgtggaggagaggaaggaggagtggagcgcggcgagcggcgaggaAGAGGTGGCCATGGCtgctgcgctgcgctgcgctgcgccGGCTGCGGCGCGGATGGCTTTGGTTGGGCCCGGAGGACATCCCGAGCGGGAGGGGAGGAGCATTTTGCACCGCATGTTTTTTCCCCCTCCTTCCTGTGGCTGTGTATGACACGCACGCATGCTCTTGTGGGTGACGTGGCTTCACGGCCAGCTACCAAGCtggggcccgccgccgcggcgccgccgtgtcctttcctgtgcgccgccgcgcgcttgaCGCCTCGCGCGTGCGGgagcagagggcggcggcgcacgcagcgcagcgcagccgACGCTGCGCCGCTCCCCGCCCGCCCTCCTCTCCACTAATCGCTGTTCTAGTCAACGGCGATGCCAACAGCACGGAAACAATGCTTGCTGATTGGTAGTACAAGCATTcctgggctgtgtttagttcctccAACTCATCCAAATTtttcaaactttccatcacatcgaaacattaaatatagcaaatgacccatgtatggagtactaaatgtaggtaaataaaaaaactaattgcataattttgatgtacgttgcgagacgaatcttttgagcctagttagcctatggtaggacaatatttatcacatacaaacgaaaaatgctacagtgcttttcgcaAACACTTTTGTCATCCTTTtcgcaactaaacacagccctggATGTCCAGTCCAAATTATTACAAGTATCAATCAATGCCTTAGTTTACTGACACAATTAGTCTATGTCCATCTATCCTCCGACAACAAGGAATGCtccagcaaacatacaaagggtGCGTAGAGAAATGGTGTGGATGAACCCACCTGAATGGGCAAGGAGCATTCATCAATCGACAAAA
This window of the Panicum virgatum strain AP13 chromosome 1K, P.virgatum_v5, whole genome shotgun sequence genome carries:
- the LOC120698168 gene encoding protein SPA, chloroplastic-like, which encodes MRACHTQPQEGGGKNMRCKMLLPSRSGCPPGPTKAIRAAAGAAQRSAAAMATSSSPLAALHSSFLSSTPSPPCNVAAPPRRRRVPYPRIRAIDLDQNTIVAISVGVVSIAVGIGVPVFYETQIDNASKRENTQPCFPCSGSGAQVCRFCTGKGIVTVVLGAGETEESKCVNCDGIGSLTCTTCQGSGIQPRYLDRREFKDDD